The DNA sequence GTCTGGTCGCGTGTCACCTTGAGCGGCCACATGGCTCACCGCCCCCCGAACGCGGAGGGCCGCGCCGGATAGTAGGGTCGGTAGATCAGGTAGCGGCGGTACACGTCGAACATCTGCGGATCGCGCTTCGCCATCGCCTGCACGACGGCGAGGCCGGCGGTGAGGCACAGCAGGCCGATGGCCGCGCAGAGGACGGAGACGAACTGCCAGCCGAAGGCCAGCAGGCCAAAGCCGGAGCCGACCACCAGCCCAGTTGGGATGCGCTCGCCGCCCGCGACCAGCAGCGGGCGCACCAGCGCTTGGTTGAGACGGATGGTGTTCACAGCACCGCCCCCGTCACGCCGATCGTGGTCAGGAAGGTCACGACGCCACCCACGATGCAGGCACCGATGATGACGCGGGCGATCGTCTGGAGCATGCCTTCGAGCTGGCCGCCGGCGATCCACAGGCCGACACCGCCGATCACACCGATCACGATCAGGATGCCCGCGATCTCTCCGCGCAACGAAGTAGAGAAGGTATTCAGGCCGGTCGAATAGGGCATGCCGCCGCCCGCCGTCACGGCGGCGTGGGCGGCTTGGGCGAAGAGCAGGACGGCGAGAGCGACAGGGGCGGTGCGCTTCATGGGAAAGGCTCCTCTTGGTCAAGGTCGGAGAGGGGGCGCAGCACGTAGTCGGAGTCGTCGAAGCCCTCGACGGAGACGAGCTGCGAGACGCGGCGGGTGCCATCCGGGCAGCGCTCGACGCACAGGATCAGGTGGACGGCCTCTCCGATCAGGCGCTGCATGGGGGCGGTGGTGGCGAGGGAGACGAGGATTTCCAAGCGGGTCAGGGCCGCCCGGGGATGGCTGATGTCGGAGTGGACGGTGCACAATCCGCCGGGATGGCCGGTGTTCCACGCCATCAGCAGGTCGAAGGCCTCCGCGCCGCGCACCTCCCCGACGATGATCCGGTCGGGAAACAGTCGCAGGGCGGCGCGCAGGAGCTGGCGGATAGTGACGGTTTCGGTGGCGCGCATGAACACGGCGTTGCGGGCAGAGCACTGCAGCTCCCGGGTGTCCTCGATGCCGATGATGCGATGGGCGGGCGTCAGCTCGTCGATGGCGGCGAGGATGGCGTTGCCCAGCGTCGTCTTGCCCGATCCAGTGGAGCCGCAGACCAGGAGATTGCGGCGCTGGCAGATCGCCTTCTCGATCAAGCGGCGCTGACGGCGGGTCATCAGCCCGCGCTCGACGTACTGGCCAAGGGTGAACACGGCGCTGGCCTTCTTGCGGATGGCGAAGATGGGACGCGTCACCACGGGCGGGATGATCCCCTCGAAGCGCGACCCATCGATCAGCAGCTCGCCCTCGACGATGGGACTCTGCCTAGTGACGACGGTGTTGAGGGTGCGGGCGGTGGCCGCGATCAGCGCTTCGGCCTCGTGGGCCGCCATCGCGCCGACGGGGGCGCTGTCCTGGCCGAGCCGCGTCACCCAGAGCGTGCCGTCGTCGTTCAGCACGATGTCGGTCACGTCCGCCGCCAGCAGGAGCGGACCGACCGTCTCGCCCAGCAGGCGCGTCACGACCTCGACCTGCCGGGCCTGAACCGTCTGGATACCACCGGAAAAGCTCATGCCACCGGCTCCATTTTGTAGTAAAATTACTAGCACCAGTGCGGCGTTCTGCCGGCTGGTTCGGAGTTGTTGATCATTGCTTTAGGTGCTAGTAAAATTACTGACGAGATTAACACCAGCTTGGGACCCACATCAATTAGCCCACAAGGAGCAGAGACAGTCCTCGATAGAGGAGAAAACGAACACAAAATGTCATAGAATCATTGCTAAGCGACGGGATTTGCGGCAAACCTTCGGCAATCCGGCTCTATGGGGATTTTATGCCGAGGAAGCGCCACCCATCTGTCTTCACGACCTCAATATCGGGGATCCCTGAAGAATTGTGGATTTTCTACAAAAATCAGGTAATAAGATATAGAACCTTGTATGATCCCAAATACACTATGCGCAAAGCTGTAGAAGAAGCAATCGATGTGTTTTGGAGTTCTTTTTGTCACCAAGAACAGGATCTGGTATGGGTATTTCCTAGCCATGGTAAATCGATACCAATTCAAGTTGATGTCGAAACAAGAGACATACTTAAGAATTTTAGTTTAAAAACTGGTTATAAGAAAAATGTATTATTTATGTCTTCTATATGTTGGCACATGCGTATTTTGATCGTTGCCATGGCTGATGAAAGCGAGGGGTCTGCTGCGGCTGAAAAAAATGGAGCAAAGCAAAAATCTGCTCCAGGCTCTTCTAATGAAAAGAAAAATTGTGAGTTGGAAACATTGAGTAGATTAATTGGAAATAATACAGGAAGAGTTTTTCTGATTGCTGAAAACCCGAAAGATGACAAGCCTTTCCAACAGATAGCTTGAGCGTCATCTATTTTCTCTAGTTCCGTTACGCAGTGATATCGGCGGATTTTTTACTCCCGGCCGAGCAGTCTCCTTGGTGCAGTTCCGGTGATTCCGCGGATGAGTTGATCAATGCGGTGTTAAGCTCAGCTTCAGCCAGCACCCGTATTTGTGTCACCAGCGGATCAGTGCGCTGTCGGTCTGCCGAAGACGGCATCGACACTGTCGGCCTCAAGCACCGCGTCGATCCAGGTATCAAGCTGATCCGCATCAGCTGCCAGTAACCGGGCACGGTAAAGTTCCGGAACACCGTGGAAGCGTCGCTCGAGCAGCCGGAGCAGGGTCTCGGCTTTGCCCTCGATGCGTCCCTGTTTGCGTTCCTGTGCCATGACCGACATCACCGCCTCCCTCTGCTCATCCGGCGCCCGGGCCAGCGCCCCCTCGATCGCCCGCCGGTCAACCGCATCGTACGCCCAGTTGATATATATGAACGCACTGACCAGGATTCCGCTACCCAGCAGATCGTCGACCGCCGCCAGCACCGCCGCCCCCTGCCCGTCCGGCCGGTGGCTGTACTTCAGCACCCGCAGCCCGCCGCGCGCCACCCGCTGGTCGGACAGCCGCTCGTCCGGCACCCGTCCGAGGTCGAGCAGGGCGTACCGGAAGTCCGGCAGGTAGGGCCGTAGCGCCGGATATGCCGCTACCGTCTCGCCGAACGACAGCGGCACGGTCCACTCCCGGGCACCATGGTAGATCACCAGCGGCACGATCGGCGGGCGCTCGCTGCCCACCGCCCCGCCCTGCTCCAGCCGCTGCCGGTCCAGCCGGCGCCAGATCTCGGCCAGGTAGCCCAGCAACTGGACCCCGACCTCCGGGTCCGGCGCGCTCTTGTGCTCCAGCAGCACGTAGATGTAGAGCTCGCCGCCGGCCAGGGTCCGGGCCCGATAGAGCCGGTCGGCCTGGCTGTGGCGCAGGTGGGCCGCGACGAAGTGGGCATCGAGCAGCTCCGGCGCCTCGGGCGCCAGCAGCGCCGCCACCTCGGCCGGCAGGTGCTCGCGCAGCACGGCCGCGGCCACGCCGGGCTCGTCCATCAGCACCCGGAAGAAGGCGTCATGGGTGACCGGTAGGTTCTGCACGGATGGGCGGCTCCTGAGTGTCGGAGGTCGGATCATGCCGCGCCGGCACCGGCCACGCCAGCCGGATTTCTCACCGGTCCCACAGTGCCGGTGAGGCATCCTGGACCTGATCCTCGTTCCCGTACCCGCTTCGTGGCTCTTTCCACAGACACGTGATATGCCTTCGGTTCGGAGCGTACCCCTTTCAACTTCATGCGTAGACGACGAGGGTGTGAGTGACGCCACCTGATCAGCACCGATCAAGATCCCGGAACAGGGTTCCGGCTGGCCACAAACCATCCCAACACGGTGGCGGCCGTACGGGCGGCAGTGGCAGCGCCCTGGCGAAGCACGCCCGCTACCTGGAGCTTGCCCAGCTGGCCAGGACCGCCGGCGACGAGGTCGCGGCGCAGCATAACCTTCAGCATGCCGAGCACTGGTACCGCACGGCGATGGCCGAGCGGCGAACCGGCAGCGATGCCCCGGCGGCAGTCGATGGCGGGATCCTTGCCGACTAAGGTGCTGCCGGAGCGCTGCCGGCGCACGCCTGGACCGAGTGCGCGGAACCCGGCTGGACGTTCCTCCCTCCCAAATCCTGCGGGCCTCCTGACATGACACCGGGCGGACAGGACGGGCGGGAGGTGCAGGGATTGGGGGACGGCCCTATGGCGTGCCGGATCCTTCAGGATCAGCACCGCCGCCGGCCGGCTCGAGGTCGAGGGCCTCGTGCGGTCGCCGTTCGGCATCGACGAGCGCATCGACGGCGAAACCGGATCCCGGAGCTGGGCGGTGACCCACCTGCCCTCCGGGCTGGCCGTGGTCACCCGGATCCGGGCGCGGGCGGTGGCGCTGGCGTTCACGGACCGGATCACCGGGCTGACCGACTGGACCGCCCGGGATATCAGCGCCACGCCCGAGCTGAGGGAGCAGGTCCGGATTGCCCTGGAGCGGACCTATGACGAGTTCCAGGCGGGCCGCCTGCCCGGCGATCCGGAAAAGAAGCTGTGGACTTCCGCTTCCTGATGCCGC is a window from the Skermanella sp. TT6 genome containing:
- a CDS encoding VirB3 family type IV secretion system protein, whose amino-acid sequence is MNTIRLNQALVRPLLVAGGERIPTGLVVGSGFGLLAFGWQFVSVLCAAIGLLCLTAGLAVVQAMAKRDPQMFDVYRRYLIYRPYYPARPSAFGGR
- a CDS encoding TrbC/VirB2 family protein — encoded protein: MKRTAPVALAVLLFAQAAHAAVTAGGGMPYSTGLNTFSTSLRGEIAGILIVIGVIGGVGLWIAGGQLEGMLQTIARVIIGACIVGGVVTFLTTIGVTGAVL
- the trbB gene encoding P-type conjugative transfer ATPase TrbB — protein: MSFSGGIQTVQARQVEVVTRLLGETVGPLLLAADVTDIVLNDDGTLWVTRLGQDSAPVGAMAAHEAEALIAATARTLNTVVTRQSPIVEGELLIDGSRFEGIIPPVVTRPIFAIRKKASAVFTLGQYVERGLMTRRQRRLIEKAICQRRNLLVCGSTGSGKTTLGNAILAAIDELTPAHRIIGIEDTRELQCSARNAVFMRATETVTIRQLLRAALRLFPDRIIVGEVRGAEAFDLLMAWNTGHPGGLCTVHSDISHPRAALTRLEILVSLATTAPMQRLIGEAVHLILCVERCPDGTRRVSQLVSVEGFDDSDYVLRPLSDLDQEEPFP
- a CDS encoding Rpn family recombination-promoting nuclease/putative transposase; translation: MQNLPVTHDAFFRVLMDEPGVAAAVLREHLPAEVAALLAPEAPELLDAHFVAAHLRHSQADRLYRARTLAGGELYIYVLLEHKSAPDPEVGVQLLGYLAEIWRRLDRQRLEQGGAVGSERPPIVPLVIYHGAREWTVPLSFGETVAAYPALRPYLPDFRYALLDLGRVPDERLSDQRVARGGLRVLKYSHRPDGQGAAVLAAVDDLLGSGILVSAFIYINWAYDAVDRRAIEGALARAPDEQREAVMSVMAQERKQGRIEGKAETLLRLLERRFHGVPELYRARLLAADADQLDTWIDAVLEADSVDAVFGRPTAH
- a CDS encoding DUF4167 domain-containing protein yields the protein MTPPDQHRSRSRNRVPAGHKPSQHGGGRTGGSGSALAKHARYLELAQLARTAGDEVAAQHNLQHAEHWYRTAMAERRTGSDAPAAVDGGILAD